CTGACTTTGAATACTGCTACAACGACCACTTTGATAAGTTAGCCATCCCTCACAGGATGGCTGTATTTTTTTAATTTAATGAAATACGAACCACACTATCTGGGCCTTTCGTAGTGTTGTCGTCATTGAAGTCCTGCTTCACTGTTACGTATAACGTTTTACCGTCTGGTGTCACCAGGAGGCTGTTAGGATGGCTGGTGAACGTCCAGCTGTTTTTCACGGCATAGCTGCCAGCGTCAAGCTGCAGCACCTTCTTTGACTCGCGCTGGCTGATGTAAATTTCGTTGCGCGTAGCGTTGAACTTAATCCCCAGCGCATCGCCTTCAAGACGCTTGATAACTTTCCCGCTGCGCTCATCAAATACTAACGTGGTTTTGGCTTTTGAATCATCGGTCACGAACAGGCGGCCGGTAGCCGGATCTTCTGCCATGTTGAGAAACAAATACCCTTTTTTATCTCCCGGCGTCCAGCGCTGTTCGATTTTATACGTGCCCGGGTTAATCACCAGAATTTCACCGCCGCCATTGGCGGCATAAAGGCGATCTGTCAACGGCGAATAGATAATCCCCGTCACCCATTTTCCGGCATTCTCGATTCGGGCTTTTAGCGTCATGGTGCTGGCATCAACCACGGAGATAAAACCAGGGTCGGCAACGCCGCCGATAAACAGTTGTCCCTTGTGGAAGAGGATCTCACGTGCGCCAACCGGGTCGCCATCCTTATCTTTGCCTTCAAACATCAGGCGCTGCAGCACCTTGCCGCTTTGCACGTCCACTTTCGATACACCGCCATCAAGGGTGTTGGTGGTGTAGTAGACCTTGCCATTATCGTCCGCCGCCATGCCGAAGTTTTTCAGGTCGGTGTGGGTTTCACTTTGCGTGGCAAGCGTTGCGGGATCCAGTTTATAGAGCACTCCACCGTTGACGTTTTTAAAGCCCTGCGCGCTCGCGACGTATAACGCGTTTGCCGTTGGAGAGTAAACCATCTCATACAAACCATCAGCGAGTTCGCGCTGCTTGAATGCAGCCGAATCAGGGGAAGTTGCTGACGCGGTTGCGCTCAGGGTTAACGCCGCGGTAAGGACGCTGACGCCCCATGTCTTTCCGTTTAGCCATTGCAATTTGTTCATTTTTTGTTCCTGTCAGACGAGAAAGGCGCTGATTTTTTATAAATATACATTTATTTACATTTCACTTACAAAATAACCTGTGCATAATAAAGCAAATAATTATCATTTCCATTCTTATTTAGATGGATGACTTGCAAAAACGACAACAACTGACAGGTAACATGATGATGCTTAACGGCAGGGCAATTCGCGCGAAAGCGCCCGCAGGATTAATTCATACGCCATTCTCACTTTCACTGCTTGCGCTGGCGATGTCCGCCGTCATGCACCCGGCACAGGCGGATGAGAATACACAAGAACAAGAAATGGTTGTCTACGGCGACGGGGGCGGGAGCGCCGATTCGCAGCAGGATTATGCGGTAAAAACCACGCGCTCAGGCACCAAAATGCTGCTGACGCCGCGCGACGTTCCCCAGTCAGTAAGCGTCGTGACGCGCCAGCGTATGCAGGATCAGGATCTGCAAACCATTGACCAGGTATTAACCAATGCCACCGGCGTTTCGTCGCAGCAGGTTGATAGCGAGCGTTCCAGCTACTTTTCTCGCGGCTTTGAAATCACCAATTTCGCCTACGATGAGATCCCCACATCGATGGGCGACGCGTGGAACTTTGGCGATGCGCAGGAAGATACCGCCATTTATGATCGTATCGAGATTGTGCGCGGCGCGAACGGCCTGATGACCGGCGCTGGCGATCCGGGAGCAACGGTGAACATGGTGCGTAAACGTGCCGACAGTAAAACCTTCAGGGGCAACGTCAGCGCAAGCTACGGAAGCTGGAACAAACAGCGTTATGTGGGCGACATCTCCGCGCCGCTCAATTCCGACGGAAGCCTGCGCGGGCGCGTCGTGGCAGGTTATCAGGATCAGGACAGCTGGCTTGACAGATATGGTAAGCGCAAGAAATTTCTCTATGGCGTAATTGAAGGCGATGTAACGGAACACACAACGGCCTCGCTGGGCTGGGATTATCAGCAAACAAATACCGCCAACCCGACCTGGGGCGGATTACCCAGCCTGTACAGTAACGGCAGACGCACCCATTACGATCGCAACGTGAATACCTCGGCGGACTGGACGGGATACAACGTTGAATCACGTAAAGTTTTTGCTAACCTCACTCACAGCTGGGATAACGGCTGGTCGATTCGTTTCAATGGAACCCACGGCGAGCAAACGTTCAACGACACTCTGCTCTACGTGATGGGCAATCCGGACGCCACCACCGGTGAGGGCGCAACAGGCTGGG
This region of Enterobacter cancerogenus genomic DNA includes:
- a CDS encoding YncE family protein — translated: MNKLQWLNGKTWGVSVLTAALTLSATASATSPDSAAFKQRELADGLYEMVYSPTANALYVASAQGFKNVNGGVLYKLDPATLATQSETHTDLKNFGMAADDNGKVYYTTNTLDGGVSKVDVQSGKVLQRLMFEGKDKDGDPVGAREILFHKGQLFIGGVADPGFISVVDASTMTLKARIENAGKWVTGIIYSPLTDRLYAANGGGEILVINPGTYKIEQRWTPGDKKGYLFLNMAEDPATGRLFVTDDSKAKTTLVFDERSGKVIKRLEGDALGIKFNATRNEIYISQRESKKVLQLDAGSYAVKNSWTFTSHPNSLLVTPDGKTLYVTVKQDFNDDNTTKGPDSVVRISLN